One stretch of Streptomyces sp. NBC_00443 DNA includes these proteins:
- a CDS encoding TetR/AcrR family transcriptional regulator encodes MLVWERPEPPDRPVPAPLSRERIVRAAIQLADADGLEAVSLRKVATALGVGPMRLYTYIAGKDELLDLMVDAAYAEIRPAGDDWREVLRSLAETTRHAAHEHEWLADLLGGRPQLGPHALARGEAVVAALDGIDVDDIMPVVTAVDAYVIGAVRREIAERRAERATGMDEKRWQASLGPYLERTFATGRFPALATVVRDAAHLDADHTFRIGLGFLLDGIEARISS; translated from the coding sequence ATGTTGGTGTGGGAGAGGCCGGAGCCACCGGATCGACCGGTACCGGCCCCGCTGAGCCGGGAGCGGATCGTGCGAGCGGCGATCCAACTGGCGGACGCGGACGGCCTGGAGGCGGTGTCGCTACGCAAGGTCGCCACCGCGCTGGGCGTCGGGCCGATGCGGCTCTACACCTACATCGCCGGGAAGGACGAGTTGCTCGACCTCATGGTCGACGCGGCCTATGCCGAGATCCGGCCGGCCGGAGACGACTGGCGGGAGGTGCTGCGGTCTCTTGCCGAAACCACCCGGCATGCCGCTCACGAGCACGAATGGCTCGCCGATCTGCTCGGTGGACGACCGCAGCTCGGGCCGCACGCGCTGGCCAGGGGGGAGGCCGTCGTGGCCGCGCTGGACGGCATTGACGTGGACGACATCATGCCGGTGGTCACCGCGGTCGACGCGTACGTGATCGGCGCGGTGCGTCGGGAGATCGCCGAGCGGCGTGCCGAGCGGGCCACCGGGATGGACGAGAAGCGTTGGCAGGCCTCACTCGGGCCCTACCTGGAGCGGACCTTCGCCACCGGCCGATTCCCCGCGCTGGCCACCGTGGTGCGTGATGCCGCCCACCTGGACGCCGACCACACCTTCCGGATCGGCCTCGGCTTCCTGCTTGACGGCATCGAAGCCCGCATCTCAAGCTGA
- a CDS encoding oxygenase MpaB family protein: MPYTEASMDALRHVGDELADATVAALFESGQVGTFNTLMRYVSTAGAPLPDGLPDVAREYLEATRVPPSWVDWAEMEKARLFFIDNNVHISTALSFASMPACYLVPHVAKLLSATHGLKYPSKRMAETGQFTVYLMQPDAFESGSRFIPAAQKVRLLHASIRHHLKRENRWDTTALGTPICQEDMIGGQMFFSMLVLDSLHRLGIHMSQEGAEAYYYAWRVVGAMLGVDEDAVPETLEEARAFLDLYMIRHMGPSKEGAHLTRQLIDLYEEVVPGTFFDPIVSALIRHLIGDTCADWLHVPQTPWDTVVKTLPHLLGILETIEDRSPLGAWALDRLGHLTTVLELSSLTRGRVMHYAIPEQLKQDYGISHHVPRTHRWNPPAATVS, encoded by the coding sequence ATGCCCTACACCGAGGCATCCATGGACGCCCTACGGCACGTCGGCGACGAACTCGCCGACGCCACCGTCGCCGCACTTTTCGAAAGCGGCCAGGTAGGCACGTTCAACACCCTGATGCGCTACGTCTCCACCGCCGGGGCTCCCCTGCCGGACGGGCTGCCCGATGTCGCCCGGGAGTACCTTGAAGCCACCCGCGTCCCGCCGTCCTGGGTGGACTGGGCGGAGATGGAGAAGGCCCGGCTGTTCTTCATCGACAACAACGTGCACATCTCCACCGCGCTCTCGTTCGCCTCCATGCCCGCCTGCTATCTCGTCCCACACGTGGCAAAGCTGCTGTCGGCCACGCACGGACTGAAGTACCCCTCCAAACGCATGGCGGAGACGGGTCAGTTCACCGTCTACCTGATGCAGCCGGACGCCTTCGAGAGCGGCAGCCGCTTCATCCCCGCCGCCCAGAAGGTGCGCCTCCTGCACGCCTCCATCCGCCACCACCTCAAGCGCGAGAACCGGTGGGACACCACCGCGCTGGGAACGCCGATCTGTCAGGAGGACATGATCGGCGGGCAGATGTTCTTCTCCATGCTCGTCCTGGACAGCCTGCACCGTCTCGGCATCCACATGTCGCAGGAAGGCGCCGAAGCCTACTACTACGCGTGGCGGGTCGTCGGCGCCATGCTCGGCGTCGACGAGGACGCCGTACCCGAAACCCTGGAGGAGGCGCGCGCCTTTCTCGATCTGTACATGATCCGGCACATGGGGCCCTCCAAGGAGGGCGCGCACCTTACCCGGCAACTCATCGACCTCTACGAGGAGGTCGTGCCCGGCACCTTCTTCGATCCGATCGTCTCCGCCCTCATCCGCCACCTCATCGGCGACACCTGCGCCGACTGGCTCCACGTGCCGCAGACCCCATGGGACACCGTCGTCAAGACTCTCCCCCACCTTCTCGGCATCCTCGAAACCATCGAAGACCGCTCCCCGCTCGGCGCCTGGGCCCTGGACCGTCTCGGCCACCTGACCACCGTCCTCGAGCTGTCCTCCCTCACCCGCGGACGCGTCATGCACTACGCCATCCCCGAACAGCTCAAGCAGGACTACGGCATCTCCCACCACGTGCCCCGCACCCACCGATGGAACCCACCAGCCGCCACAGTCTCCTGA
- a CDS encoding polyprenyl synthetase family protein produces MMSDRWEPAAFKTRIDEVLHRFVAQEADRFAEIDPLLTPVAEQLEAAVADGKRLRAAFCYWGWRAVGQPDSDALVRAAASMELVHAAAVVHDDLIDDSPLRHGRPTAHIALRGAVRRRPRADATARSLAMLVGDLLMAMAGELFATSGLPAAYLARARPLWSVMARELIAGECLELLRTGAGPDTTASLKVIRYKTAKYTVEQPLLIGGALAGAGARLREGYCAYGLPLGEAFQLRDDLLGLFGDPERTGKANADDVRGHRPTALLAETWRLAGDGDRERLRALLGRRRPDADALEAVREVMCRLKAPDRIEDMISARVHEALGALHELAVPAHAASALTALAQSAADRRS; encoded by the coding sequence ATGATGTCTGACCGGTGGGAGCCGGCCGCGTTCAAGACCCGCATCGACGAGGTACTGCACCGGTTCGTCGCCCAGGAGGCCGACCGGTTCGCCGAGATCGACCCGCTCCTGACCCCGGTGGCCGAGCAGTTGGAGGCGGCGGTCGCGGACGGCAAGCGGCTACGGGCGGCCTTCTGCTACTGGGGCTGGCGTGCGGTGGGACAGCCGGACAGCGACGCCTTGGTGCGGGCGGCGGCCTCCATGGAACTGGTGCACGCCGCCGCAGTCGTACACGACGATCTCATCGACGACAGCCCGCTGCGGCACGGGCGCCCCACAGCACACATCGCGCTGCGTGGTGCCGTGCGGCGCCGCCCACGCGCCGACGCCACCGCGAGGTCGCTGGCGATGCTAGTCGGGGACCTGCTCATGGCAATGGCCGGGGAGTTGTTCGCCACCAGCGGTCTCCCCGCCGCATACCTCGCCCGGGCTCGCCCCCTGTGGTCGGTGATGGCCCGCGAGCTGATCGCGGGCGAGTGCCTGGAGCTCCTGCGCACCGGAGCCGGTCCGGACACCACCGCGTCGCTGAAGGTGATCCGCTACAAGACCGCCAAGTACACCGTCGAGCAACCCCTGCTGATCGGCGGCGCCCTGGCCGGGGCAGGGGCGCGGCTGCGCGAGGGCTACTGTGCATACGGGCTGCCGCTGGGCGAGGCTTTCCAGCTGCGGGACGACCTGCTCGGCCTGTTCGGAGACCCGGAACGCACGGGTAAGGCCAACGCCGACGACGTGCGGGGCCACCGGCCCACGGCCCTGCTGGCGGAGACCTGGCGCCTCGCCGGCGACGGAGACCGCGAACGGCTGCGCGCCCTGCTGGGCCGGCGCCGCCCGGACGCGGATGCGCTGGAAGCGGTACGGGAGGTGATGTGCCGGCTGAAGGCACCCGACCGCATCGAGGACATGATCAGCGCACGCGTCCATGAGGCACTCGGCGCACTCCACGAGCTGGCCGTACCGGCGCATGCCGCGAGCGCTCTGACCGCGCTGGCACAGTCCGCGGCGGACCGCCGGTCCTGA
- a CDS encoding DNA-directed RNA polymerase subunit alpha → MLIAQRPSLTEEVVDEFRSRFVIEPLEPGFGYTLGNSLRRTLLSSIPGSAVTSIRVDGVLHEFTTVPGVKEDVTDLILNIKQLVVSSEHDEPVVMYLRKQGPGLVTAADIAPPAGVEVHNPDLVLATLNGKGKLEMELTVERGRGYVSAVQNKQVGQEIGRIPVDSIYSPVLKVTYKVEATRVEQRTDFDKLIVDVETKQAMRPRDAMASAGKTLVELFGLARELNIDAEGIDMGPSPTDAALAADLALPIEELELTVRSYNCLKREGVHSVGELLARSEADLMDIRNFGAKSIDEVKAKLAGMGLGLKDSPPGFDPTVAADAFGNDDADAGFVETEQY, encoded by the coding sequence GTGCTGATCGCTCAGCGTCCATCACTGACCGAAGAGGTCGTCGACGAGTTCCGTTCCCGGTTCGTAATCGAGCCGCTGGAGCCGGGCTTCGGTTACACCCTCGGCAACTCCCTGCGTCGGACCCTCCTGTCCTCGATCCCGGGCTCGGCGGTCACGTCCATCCGCGTCGACGGCGTGCTGCACGAGTTCACCACCGTGCCGGGCGTCAAGGAGGACGTCACCGACCTGATCCTCAACATCAAGCAGCTGGTCGTCTCCTCGGAGCACGACGAGCCGGTCGTGATGTACCTGCGCAAGCAGGGCCCGGGTCTGGTCACCGCCGCCGACATCGCGCCCCCGGCCGGTGTCGAGGTGCACAACCCCGACCTGGTCCTTGCCACGCTCAACGGCAAGGGCAAGCTGGAGATGGAACTCACGGTCGAGCGTGGCCGTGGTTACGTCTCCGCCGTGCAGAACAAGCAGGTCGGCCAGGAGATCGGCCGTATCCCGGTCGACTCGATCTACTCGCCGGTTCTGAAGGTCACGTACAAGGTCGAGGCCACGCGTGTCGAGCAGCGCACCGACTTCGACAAGCTGATCGTCGACGTCGAGACCAAGCAGGCGATGCGTCCGCGTGACGCCATGGCCTCCGCCGGTAAGACGCTGGTCGAGCTGTTCGGTCTCGCCCGCGAGCTGAACATCGACGCCGAGGGCATCGACATGGGTCCGTCCCCGACGGACGCCGCGCTCGCCGCTGATCTGGCGCTGCCGATCGAGGAGCTGGAGCTCACCGTTCGGTCGTACAACTGCCTCAAGCGCGAGGGCGTCCACTCGGTGGGTGAGCTCCTGGCGCGTTCCGAGGCCGATCTGATGGACATCCGTAACTTCGGTGCGAAGTCGATCGACGAGGTCAAGGCGAAGCTGGCCGGCATGGGCCTGGGCCTCAAGGACAGCCCGCCCGGATTCGACCCGACCGTCGCTGCCGACGCCTTCGGCAACGACGACGCGGACGCGGGCTTCGTGGAGACCGAGCAGTACTGA
- a CDS encoding FAD-dependent oxidoreductase has protein sequence MTIAIVGAGLGGLALARVLHVNGIDAVVYERESSRGARGQGGMLDIHSGQRALREAGLIDQFFAIARGEGQDMRLLQPDGTLLLQEDTPDDAPLDRPEVDRADLRNLLLSSVPEDVVRWGHGFKSAANGLMHFADGSSATYDLLVGADGAQSRVRALLTDARPAHIGQNVVEVGIPEIDRTHPDLAAMVGRGNYWVLGNGISLAAQRNGDGRVRIGISFYNTAEDWIATSGIPFDDPAAARARLIDLLPGWDSRFTALVAACDDTVVPRSITTLPVGLTWPSTPDVTLLGDAAHLMPPVGEGANMALLDGALLGLALAAHPDDFPAAVKEYEREMFERTSAAARMSADIQELLMSPDAAQKMLAFFQPG, from the coding sequence ATGACCATCGCCATCGTCGGAGCCGGCCTCGGCGGCCTGGCTCTCGCCCGTGTGCTGCACGTGAACGGCATCGACGCCGTCGTGTATGAACGTGAATCGTCACGCGGCGCGCGCGGCCAGGGCGGCATGCTCGACATCCACTCCGGCCAGCGGGCGCTGCGCGAGGCCGGTCTGATCGACCAGTTCTTTGCGATTGCCCGCGGTGAGGGCCAGGACATGCGTCTTCTCCAGCCGGATGGCACCCTGCTGCTCCAGGAGGACACTCCCGACGACGCCCCGCTCGATCGCCCCGAGGTAGACCGCGCCGACCTGCGCAACCTGCTTCTGAGCTCCGTCCCCGAAGACGTGGTGCGCTGGGGGCACGGGTTCAAATCCGCCGCCAACGGCCTGATGCACTTCGCCGACGGCAGCAGTGCGACGTATGACCTGCTGGTCGGCGCGGACGGCGCGCAGTCCCGGGTCCGCGCGCTGCTCACCGACGCCCGTCCGGCACATATCGGCCAGAACGTCGTCGAGGTCGGCATTCCCGAGATCGACCGCACGCACCCCGACCTCGCGGCGATGGTCGGGCGTGGCAACTACTGGGTGCTCGGCAACGGCATATCCCTGGCGGCACAGCGCAACGGGGACGGGCGTGTTCGCATCGGCATCAGCTTCTACAACACCGCCGAGGACTGGATCGCCACCAGCGGGATCCCGTTCGACGACCCGGCCGCCGCCCGGGCGCGGCTGATCGACCTGCTCCCCGGCTGGGACTCACGCTTCACCGCACTGGTCGCGGCCTGCGACGACACGGTCGTGCCGCGGTCGATCACCACTCTCCCGGTCGGCCTGACCTGGCCGTCGACGCCGGACGTCACGCTGCTCGGCGATGCCGCGCACCTGATGCCGCCGGTGGGAGAGGGTGCCAACATGGCGCTGCTCGACGGCGCACTGCTAGGTCTCGCGCTGGCGGCGCACCCGGACGACTTTCCCGCCGCCGTCAAAGAATACGAACGCGAGATGTTCGAACGCACCAGCGCTGCCGCCCGGATGTCCGCGGACATACAGGAGTTGCTGATGTCGCCGGACGCCGCCCAGAAAATGCTCGCATTCTTCCAACCCGGCTGA
- a CDS encoding 8-oxoguanine DNA glycosylase OGG fold protein → MSRQDQADAVDREMAARLLPDTVLRALGRWWGESAARLADGTPGGHTVRYSPSRWAQITPWPSALASTSQVGDAGISRAGVVSIVSDALRREAYREALVATYVWGKGKSGSPGGSGPATLHKILAAEGLDAALARAVTELSVYGAEAAYAELRGRIPWLGPSFYTKFLYFVGKTLPPATGPAPLVLDAVLARRLRSLARAVGRETGYDPDGSVACWVWRDWHWSSHRYAVYLAFMHAVAHQLAATDTWPSDASPDLLEYALFSACGREGSAGCQPYSSTSHGYPAHPAIGRSQGRIPIVRPASPVPRRRFDGWATHPICALAPHAIACLDQRAVRHTRSESL, encoded by the coding sequence ATGAGCAGACAGGACCAGGCGGATGCGGTGGACCGGGAGATGGCCGCGCGTCTGCTGCCAGATACGGTCCTTCGGGCGCTGGGCCGGTGGTGGGGCGAGAGCGCAGCGAGGTTGGCGGACGGGACCCCGGGCGGGCACACGGTCCGCTACTCCCCCAGCCGGTGGGCGCAGATCACCCCTTGGCCCTCAGCCCTGGCTTCGACATCTCAAGTCGGTGATGCCGGAATCAGCCGGGCAGGCGTGGTGTCGATCGTCTCGGACGCGCTACGGCGAGAGGCGTACCGGGAGGCGCTGGTCGCCACCTATGTGTGGGGGAAGGGGAAGAGTGGCTCGCCCGGCGGCAGCGGACCCGCCACCCTGCACAAGATCCTGGCCGCCGAGGGCCTGGACGCGGCGCTGGCCCGTGCGGTCACCGAGTTGAGCGTGTACGGCGCCGAAGCGGCCTACGCTGAGCTCCGGGGCCGCATTCCCTGGCTCGGTCCGTCGTTCTACACCAAGTTCCTGTACTTCGTCGGCAAGACGCTTCCTCCGGCAACCGGCCCTGCGCCGCTCGTCCTCGATGCCGTTCTGGCCCGGCGCCTGCGGTCGCTGGCCCGGGCGGTCGGCCGAGAGACGGGCTACGATCCCGACGGCTCGGTCGCCTGCTGGGTCTGGAGGGACTGGCACTGGTCATCCCACCGCTACGCGGTCTACCTCGCCTTCATGCACGCAGTCGCACACCAACTAGCGGCAACTGACACCTGGCCGTCCGACGCCTCGCCCGACCTGCTCGAATACGCCCTGTTCAGCGCTTGTGGACGTGAGGGCTCGGCGGGCTGTCAGCCTTACTCCTCAACTTCGCACGGCTACCCGGCACATCCAGCAATAGGGCGGAGCCAGGGCAGGATCCCCATCGTACGGCCGGCATCCCCTGTGCCAAGGCGCCGGTTTGACGGCTGGGCCACACACCCGATCTGCGCTCTTGCTCCCCACGCGATTGCGTGCTTGGACCAGCGAGCGGTCCGTCACACGAGATCGGAATCGCTGTGA
- a CDS encoding DUF2243 domain-containing protein: MATRLGEAPAGTAQPASIKLPGIVLGVGMGGFLDGILLHQLLQWHHMLSSTNHDRVGVKYYNPDTVSGLEMNTVWDGIFHTVCWLSVLLGLAILYSRVTHHRMRVWTSRVLWGWMFVGWGLFNLVEGVLDHHVLGIHHVYAGDGQVWWDIGFLGLGALLVVGGYLLQRSGRPFAPQAPVGQREGRRA, encoded by the coding sequence ATGGCCACCAGGTTGGGCGAGGCCCCGGCAGGCACGGCACAGCCGGCGAGTATCAAGCTGCCGGGCATCGTGCTCGGTGTAGGGATGGGCGGGTTCCTCGACGGCATCCTGCTGCACCAGCTGCTGCAGTGGCACCACATGCTCAGCAGCACCAACCATGACCGCGTCGGCGTCAAGTACTACAACCCCGATACGGTCTCCGGCCTGGAGATGAACACCGTGTGGGACGGCATCTTCCATACCGTGTGCTGGCTCTCGGTTCTGCTCGGACTCGCCATCCTCTACTCGAGGGTCACCCATCACCGGATGCGCGTGTGGACCTCCCGGGTGCTGTGGGGCTGGATGTTCGTCGGCTGGGGTCTGTTCAACCTCGTCGAGGGAGTCCTGGACCACCACGTCCTCGGCATTCACCACGTCTACGCAGGGGACGGCCAGGTGTGGTGGGACATCGGCTTCCTCGGCCTGGGCGCGCTGCTCGTTGTCGGCGGCTACCTGCTCCAGCGCAGTGGCCGGCCCTTCGCCCCCCAGGCTCCCGTCGGGCAGCGTGAGGGACGGCGAGCCTGA
- a CDS encoding dienelactone hydrolase family protein codes for MLTKMLHIPTADGQADAFAACPDRGDRHPGVLMYADGFGIRPVLREMACELAGHGYYVLVPNFFYRHGPAPVIELPEYIGEAARPAVFAQLMPLIEEHTAERALRDADAYLRFLTAQPEVAAGPVAVTGYCIGGLLAMRTAAAHPGQVAAVAGFHGPVGADGPDSLAKVTARVHLGHAETDMTPEALRELNQALDAAGVGYTSEIYPGTDHGFTMSDTDAFNPGALQHHWDRLLPLLDLTLSKS; via the coding sequence ATGCTCACCAAGATGTTGCACATTCCGACCGCGGACGGCCAGGCCGACGCTTTCGCCGCCTGCCCCGACCGTGGCGATCGGCACCCAGGGGTGCTGATGTACGCGGACGGATTCGGCATCCGGCCCGTGCTGCGGGAGATGGCCTGCGAACTGGCGGGGCACGGGTACTACGTGCTCGTCCCCAACTTCTTCTACCGGCACGGGCCGGCACCGGTGATCGAGCTGCCCGAGTACATCGGAGAAGCGGCCCGGCCCGCGGTCTTCGCTCAGCTGATGCCCTTGATCGAGGAGCACACAGCCGAACGTGCCCTGCGCGACGCGGATGCCTATCTCAGGTTCCTCACCGCCCAGCCCGAGGTGGCCGCCGGACCGGTCGCGGTGACCGGCTACTGCATTGGCGGCCTCCTGGCGATGCGCACCGCCGCGGCCCACCCCGGCCAGGTAGCTGCCGTCGCCGGATTCCACGGCCCTGTGGGCGCCGACGGGCCTGACAGCCTCGCCAAGGTGACCGCCCGGGTTCACCTCGGCCACGCCGAGACCGACATGACGCCCGAGGCCCTCAGGGAGCTCAATCAGGCATTGGACGCCGCGGGCGTCGGCTACACCTCCGAGATCTACCCCGGCACCGACCACGGCTTCACCATGTCCGACACCGACGCCTTCAACCCCGGTGCCCTGCAGCACCATTGGGACCGCCTGCTGCCCCTCCTCGACCTCACCCTGTCCAAGAGCTGA
- a CDS encoding cation:proton antiporter, producing the protein MTFSDAVYAAVGAGALAAAVLPRLVFRRPLSMPMVFLAAGAVVSLLPLPMPVVDPVRDRLWVEHAAEVCVIVSLMGAGLALNRPLGFGRWAGPWRLLGLAMPLTIAVTTLLAVVLLDWPPATALLAAAVLAPTDPVLAAEVRVGEPADSEQDDDEVRFTLTAEAGLNDGLAFPFVLAAVALAAAAGGGWSADWIGSWVLGDLLAKTAIGICAGLVTGRLLGWMFFRARPSAVRLSEHLEGFVALGATFITYGIAELLHGYGFLAVSVTSCAIRAAERSHGYHKVLHEFTEQIERLLTAFLLFLVGGYVAGGGLTALSWPAALLGLLLILAVRPIIAWVSQVGLSTGPREKIVISAFGIRGIGSLYYLAYALGHNDFTGLADQLWSLTAFTILVSVVLHGATATHVIARLDRLRSNSERPP; encoded by the coding sequence ATGACGTTCTCGGATGCCGTGTATGCCGCCGTGGGAGCGGGTGCTCTGGCCGCGGCCGTGCTGCCACGGCTGGTGTTCCGCCGGCCGTTGTCGATGCCGATGGTGTTTCTGGCCGCGGGTGCGGTCGTGTCGCTGCTACCGCTCCCCATGCCCGTCGTGGACCCGGTCCGGGACCGGCTGTGGGTGGAGCACGCGGCGGAGGTCTGCGTGATCGTCTCGCTCATGGGTGCGGGCCTGGCCCTCAACCGTCCGCTCGGCTTCGGCCGGTGGGCGGGGCCATGGCGGTTGTTGGGCCTGGCGATGCCGCTCACGATCGCGGTGACCACCCTGCTCGCCGTCGTACTGCTGGACTGGCCACCGGCCACGGCACTGCTGGCTGCGGCCGTGCTGGCGCCGACCGATCCGGTCCTCGCTGCGGAGGTACGGGTCGGAGAACCCGCTGATTCCGAGCAGGACGACGACGAAGTGCGCTTCACCCTGACCGCAGAGGCGGGACTCAACGACGGCCTGGCGTTTCCCTTCGTCCTGGCCGCAGTCGCCCTGGCCGCTGCAGCCGGTGGAGGCTGGTCCGCGGACTGGATCGGATCATGGGTGCTGGGAGACCTGCTGGCCAAGACCGCGATCGGAATCTGCGCCGGTCTGGTGACCGGCCGACTGCTGGGATGGATGTTCTTCCGGGCCAGGCCTTCCGCCGTCCGGCTCTCTGAACATCTGGAAGGTTTCGTGGCCCTGGGTGCCACGTTCATCACCTACGGCATCGCCGAACTTCTGCACGGTTACGGCTTCCTGGCCGTGTCCGTCACGTCGTGCGCCATCCGGGCCGCCGAACGCAGCCACGGCTACCACAAGGTCCTCCACGAGTTCACCGAGCAGATCGAGCGGCTGCTGACCGCATTCCTCCTCTTCCTGGTCGGCGGCTACGTCGCCGGCGGCGGCCTGACCGCCCTCAGCTGGCCCGCAGCCCTACTCGGGCTGCTGCTGATCCTGGCCGTCCGACCGATCATCGCTTGGGTGTCACAGGTCGGTCTGTCGACCGGACCCCGAGAGAAAATCGTCATCTCCGCGTTCGGGATCCGCGGCATCGGGTCGCTCTACTATCTCGCCTACGCACTGGGACACAACGACTTCACGGGCCTCGCCGACCAACTGTGGTCGCTGACCGCTTTCACGATCCTCGTGTCGGTCGTCCTCCACGGCGCCACAGCGACCCACGTCATCGCCCGCCTGGACCGGCTGCGCAGCAACTCCGAGCGGCCGCCTTGA
- a CDS encoding polyprenyl synthetase — protein MTREAGRRAGLDEQAVLLVAGLADVAVSTLGSAVGTLRGLLRRSDSAELAAQAENELMARGRLALDRYAAVPPAHLEILARHAQARKAADDV, from the coding sequence ATGACGCGAGAAGCGGGACGGCGTGCCGGCCTGGACGAGCAGGCGGTGCTGCTCGTGGCCGGGCTGGCCGATGTGGCGGTGAGCACGCTGGGCTCGGCCGTGGGGACGCTGCGAGGGCTGCTGCGCCGCTCGGATTCAGCGGAGCTGGCAGCGCAGGCCGAGAACGAGCTGATGGCGCGTGGGCGCCTGGCGCTGGATCGGTACGCTGCCGTACCCCCGGCCCACCTGGAGATCCTCGCCCGGCACGCCCAGGCCCGGAAGGCCGCCGATGATGTCTGA
- a CDS encoding cytochrome P450 translates to MSLPRKPRGLRSREGKAAHWFFHGAAPWFFRELARNPEAHSRVREEIDQHLPHDTIPSVNDLQRLDAACDAPPAPGLARWRMGAHGAEKGRTRRVRARPADRTLHADRGSGGRRAAAPRRHWPPSAQNRRCSARTGLPRAYVRHGLAPDVIDC, encoded by the coding sequence ATGTCTCTTCCCAGGAAGCCCAGGGGGCTGCGCAGCCGGGAGGGGAAGGCGGCCCACTGGTTCTTCCACGGGGCGGCCCCCTGGTTCTTCCGCGAACTCGCGCGCAACCCCGAGGCGCACAGTCGCGTCCGCGAAGAAATCGACCAGCACCTGCCGCACGACACCATCCCGTCCGTCAACGACCTTCAGCGGCTCGATGCGGCGTGTGACGCACCTCCTGCTCCGGGCTTGGCGCGCTGGAGGATGGGCGCGCATGGCGCCGAAAAGGGCCGAACCCGTCGCGTTCGAGCACGACCCGCTGATCGAACTCTGCACGCCGACCGCGGCAGCGGCGGGCGCCGAGCTGCTGCGCCGCGCCGGCACTGGCCGCCGTCGGCACAGAACCGGAGGTGCTCCGCCCGCACCGGTCTGCCTCGTGCCTACGTCCGGCACGGTCTCGCTCCGGATGTCATCGACTGCTGA